In bacterium 336/3, the following proteins share a genomic window:
- a CDS encoding SsrA-binding protein: MAKEKEKIQKTVNIRNKQASFEYHFLETYVAGLMLTGTEIKSIRQSKVQLQNAYCYIEDSEVWIIQMHISPYGEGTYYNHEPLRKRKLLLKKKEIRKLEKGLEDKGLTIIPVRLFINDRGFAKMEIALAKGKKLYDKREDLKAKDAKKELEKTKF; the protein is encoded by the coding sequence ATGGCAAAGGAAAAAGAAAAAATACAGAAAACAGTCAATATTCGCAATAAACAAGCATCTTTTGAATATCATTTTTTAGAAACGTATGTAGCAGGCTTAATGCTGACAGGTACAGAAATAAAGTCTATCAGACAAAGTAAAGTACAATTACAAAATGCATATTGTTATATAGAAGATAGTGAGGTTTGGATTATACAAATGCATATTTCACCATACGGAGAGGGTACATATTATAACCATGAGCCTTTACGTAAAAGAAAATTATTGCTTAAAAAGAAGGAAATCAGAAAATTAGAAAAAGGTTTAGAAGATAAAGGGCTTACGATTATACCTGTAAGGCTTTTTATCAATGACAGAGGTTTTGCTAAAATGGAAATAGCTCTGGCGAAAGGTAAAAAACTCTATGATAAACGTGAAGACCTCAAAGCCAAAGACGCTAAAAAAGAGCTGGAAAAGACTAAATTTTAG
- a CDS encoding cell division protein has product MPTIHLETHVNAPIEICFDLSRSIDLHQISTSKTNEKAIAGKTSGLIELDEFVTWEATHLFVRQKLTSIISKYEKPFYFRDEQVKGAFKYFKHDHFFEEKNGKTLMKDIFEFQAPLGILGRLAEWLFLTNYMKKFLIIRNNTIKEYAETDLWKNVLK; this is encoded by the coding sequence ATGCCTACTATTCATTTAGAAACACACGTTAATGCCCCTATTGAAATATGCTTTGACCTTTCAAGAAGTATTGATTTGCACCAGATTTCCACCTCCAAAACCAACGAAAAAGCTATCGCAGGCAAAACTTCAGGACTGATTGAATTAGATGAATTTGTTACATGGGAGGCTACTCACCTATTTGTACGCCAAAAACTTACAAGTATCATTTCTAAGTATGAGAAACCTTTTTATTTCAGAGATGAGCAGGTAAAAGGAGCGTTTAAGTATTTCAAACACGACCACTTTTTTGAAGAAAAAAATGGTAAAACACTTATGAAAGATATTTTTGAGTTTCAAGCCCCTTTGGGTATATTGGGAAGGCTTGCAGAATGGCTTTTTTTAACAAATTACATGAAGAAATTTCTCATTATCCGAAATAACACCATCAAGGAATATGCTGAAACAGATTTATGGAAGAATGTTTTAAAATAA